Part of the Falco biarmicus isolate bFalBia1 chromosome 4, bFalBia1.pri, whole genome shotgun sequence genome, GGGGCCGGGGGACCTCGATGCGCCTCGGGCCgacagcagcagcctcctccGGCTGCGCCCCGGCAACCAGCTCCAGCGGCCCCATGTCGCGCCGCAGCCCCGGCTCCCGCGCCGATTCAAAgcggcgcccgccccgccccgcgccgtTACCGGCCAACGGGCGGGCGCGCGGCAGGCGGGCGGTATTCTCGCAAGACCCGCGGCGCGGCGCCCGCCGGGAGGAGGCGGCAATGGCGGCTAGAGCGGGGAGGCGGCGAGCGGCGCACAGCCCCGCCCTCCGGTACGGCCGTGGGCGCTGGTGCCGGCAGCCGCCTCGCCGGCGCGTCCCGGTAACGCTGGCGTGCCGCCCGCGGAGCGCGCCTGCCGCTGGTGCCGCTTGTGCGGCGGTGGGAGCCGTGatgccgcccccccccccgcctccggTCTcggccctgcagccccgggCAGGCCGCGGGCAGGTTTTGCTGATGACCAGCAGAAACTGAACGTTGATTATTGACACCGAGAAGCTGAATAAGGTTGGTTGCAACGTGACCTTCGAGGGCAGTGCCAGCATCACCGGTGGGTTCAGGTCACTGTCCGGCTGAGCCACCTTGCCTCGTTACAGCCTACCCGGCTCCATCAGCAGATATCCCCGCTGTGGTTATTGTGTGTGGCAAGTTAAAACGGCACAGCATACGGTCTggtggcttgtttgtttgtctttttttaaaaaaaagcacttaatGTGACAAACTGTCAAAGCTTTGACTAGTAACCACTCAATTTGTCATCCAGGTTTCTAATTCAGGAGTAGGTTGATACTTGCTACTGATGGaagaattactttaaaaatgaaaaaaaaggggggaaagcaAATGTCGtgaaaaacagaattacaaACAGTTAAACGAGGCCTTGGGAGAAGGTACGTCAAGCTGGGGCAAGACAAACAAGATAAGCTCAAAGAGAACCAGATGGTTAatgagactaaacagaaaattatggGAACTATGTGTGAACTATCCTAATTAGCATAATAAAAGATCCACCCTCGATTAAagaaagccccctccccacaggaCAGGTGTGGTGAAAACCAAGAATGCTGTACCTGTAAATGGCGATAGGGCTTGTGAGAATTAACTGTGACTAAACTTCATAGTGAACAATTGTTCAAAGTGGATAAAAAGTTCTGCTGTGTGGAGAGGTGTGCTGGCTTTCTGGAGTtaccacccagcacccacctctgcAGAGACATGCAATAAACAAGTATCTCGACTCTGTGTGGTTGATTCTTGCACAGTGAGTGAAGAAGAGAGTAAGAAGGTAATACTTACTTAGAAACAAACACCTAATTTTGGCCCCACATACTCATTTTCTCATATGCTTCACTCACATTTTCTCACACTCGCAAGTTCCAAGAGCCGAGCGTCCAAATGGTGTAGCCAGGGTGGCTTGTGTGCAACAGTACGTGACCTGTCCAGTCCATACTGTCGCTGTTGAGTCCTTACTGTCTCTTGATGTCCTCTGGCTTAGTGATGacaaactgctttctgggcaggtCTTTTATGATCAAGAGAATAATGCGATCTGTTGCTTCCCTCCAATTCTTGATTACTTCTACCCTCCTTTAATCTTAGGCAGGTTTGCTAcccattttgtttgtttccttatttTGGGTATCTCCATGGCTATGTTCTGCCTTCCTGTTGTGACAGCAGGGACAAGGGTGGCATTTTTAGCGTGCTCTGACCTTGTTATCCTCCTGTTCCCACAGCACAGGCATTCTTACAAATCATCTGTGATAGTGCCTTATCAGAGCACAGGCCTTCAGCTGTCAGTTTACACAGGAGGATCCTCAGCATTTTACCTGTTTTACTGCTCTGGTCATTCTTTTAACCCTTGCCTTACTGCTTGTATGTTGCTTTCACATATACACTGCTGTGCATAATTCATTCACGCcaatcttaatttttctgttgcagtCTCCATGTCAGCAAACAGCTACCTCTGTGGTGGTCAGTGCACAACTATGGGTCTCTCAACACAGTAGATGAGTATCATCAGgcccttgttttgctttaaaatacatcacTTGTCTGACACTGCACGGGGAGGCCTTGCTTGTACTTGTGAAGGCATGCTGCTGCCCCACAGATCCCAGCAACAGATGCAATTTAATGAGCAAACGtagaaaacatgtttaaatCAGCTTTCTAGAATGGTATTAAATACAATTTACCATTAGCTGTATTTGTCATTTAACAGGGTAGCATTAGTTTAGCTGTGTCTCGTCAGCAGCAGTTTCAGCAGAGGGGCCCAGCTGAGAGCAGGAATCTGTTTTGGTGACATCACACGCTGATGTCACGTTGTGCCAGTTATGAAACTGCTGCCAGGCAGCGCGTGttctgctgcagcctgagcacATCTAAGGGAGGGCCTACAGCTTTGTGGGGTGGATCCAAGGAAACATGCATCACCTtttagctttttgttgttgttgttgagggAGGTTTCTGCCACATGGGCTAACTGAGCCGCATGACTGTCATCATGAGAGTGCTAGTGGGAAACAGAAGACATGCACgaaggcagggggaggcagcACTGTGGCTGTGCTTACCCCAGTCACTGTAAGTTGGTGTGGCACTTGGAGtgaggaaacaaagaacagtaGTCagatgaaagagagaaagaaactaCTAAACCCCCCAAATAATTGGAAAGCACATGGAAAAAATAGCAGAAGGCATACAAAAGGATGAATATTGATACCAAAATTTGGAGTTTCCCAGCCCCCTTGCCTTCCAGCACTCCTGGCTGAAGCGGGAGGCTAGGTGCAGCTGAGCCAGGATTCTGAGATAAAAACTCAGTAACAACAGAGTCGTTATTAAGCAAGTATTCTTTATTTGCAACACTGGGTGCATAGGGGATCGCTCCTCCCCGTATGCACACCTCAGCTCCATTCCCAGTATTTTTATGATACTACCTAATACATATGCATAACATTTCCCAGAAAACTAATACATATTTAAACTGTTTCCCAAAACGTTTTACgtatttttctgcctcttcacGCACCCGTGCTGCCACCTTGAGGGTCTTCTCGGGGGTCTTCTGATGAAGGCTCGAAGTCTTTGTCAGCATAAACTTTCGACCCGGGGTCTCTTGCACACGGGCGGTTCATTTCTGCTGACTTACAACTTTACTGTTCTGACAGACACCATCCTGTTCCTTAGTTAAAGGAAACATATACCTTCCTTTGTAGCAGTCATTTATCGTTGCCCAAAGTTATTTATGACATACCCTTATGGTTCTACATCCCCTTATCTAAACTCCCAGACCTCAAATATGTAGCAACTAAGTCTCTTCCCTACATTCTACTGACCTTAGTACATTGTAGGAAGGTTAGTAAACCCCTGCCAACTCACCAAAGTTGACCAATCTCTTGTTCTTTTAACCATTATATATCAATGCCccctttttctgtcctttgtaaattcttttgcaaaattttatatttagcCATTTCCATTTAAtgtctgtttaaaatattttcctgtttatacCTGATGTCTTatcttattctttttaaatatgtcaTCATACCCAGTCAATGATTGTTTACAACACCAAAAGGTACACTGAATCAAGATACAGGTAATTATTACTAATATTACTGTtctagcaaatattttttttagccatAGAAGGTTTGGAAGTCATGATATTAACGTCTTCCAAACCTCTTCAAAACCCCACTAAGTATCATCTTGGCTTACTTTATGTAAAATCTGAACCTTGTTCCATATCCTATTGATATCTGTTTCAATTTGATTACTTTGGTCTACGTATACACAACAACTTTGATTTATTATCATGCATACCCCTCCTTCCTTTAGCGTAATTAAGTCAAGGGCCATTCTATTCTGGATTACCACCTTACTTAAAGATTTCACTTCCTGGTTCAATCTATTTATCGCATCTGTtgttaaattaaacatttgttCAATTTCTGCAGACATGTTCACTGCTGCCTTTTCTAATTCACTAACTCCTAACCATGGAATAAACCACCTAACAAAACTATGGTATCCCATATTTCTTATAACAATGGGGTTTTCATCTCTCTTAATACGTCTCCAGACATTACGATAGATCCCTGGAGGAGGAGACGTCTGGTTATAAATTTGATCTTGAGTGGTTAAATATCCTATGGTGCACATACCTGACCATCCTGGGGGAAGCTGCTTTCTGCTAAACCCATCCCCACATAACCACCAGTATCCTTGAGGAAGTTTACAGGGCCCGTGTGTCGCAGTTAAATTTGCTCCCAAAAATCTCCCTGCTTTACACCAACCGTATGCCCAATTAGCATCTTGTCCTGATGGATTATAACCTTGTAATTGGGTGCTGTTACAAAAATCTATTACAGTTATATTTCCAATTTGATCAACATTCCAATTTCCCACGTGGACGGTAGTTCTATTTATCCAGTAATCATTCCACCCATCAGACTGGGAACAAGTGTTTTGCCCTGGGTTTCCAGGACATGCTCCTCCTGTCTTGCTTCGAGCTTTCCAATGACAGTTATTATCACTTTTCATAAATACCGTGGTGGTTaggtttaatatttgtaaatcaaatCTGGGCCCCAACTCATATGTTTTATCATCAAATAGGCAATATCCTCCACCATCGCCTGGCTTTTTCCAAAAGTCTGGCCAGGTAGGCCATTTGCCATCAAGATAATTCCAGTTTTGAGAGGCCACCCCATACAGGGGTGTTACCAGCCCTCCTGTAGGAAGAGAGGTACATATCCAGCATTCCTTAGCCTTCGTAGCATTAACAATCATTTGCAATGTTTGAAGACGGGTATTGTTTACCCACGCTTCAGTTTCTAAAATCCTTACAGCTGTTACAATCAAGATCGGAATAACTTTATACAGGTGTCCCTGATCCTTTTGGCAGTCCATTGTGTCTCCAGAGATTTCTTTACCCGTCAATAATATATCCACGCAGGTTCCTCCTTTATCTTGATTGCATGCAGTAAAGGTGGCCAACAAAACTCAATAGGGTCCATTCCACTTCTCTTGTAGAGGATcacctgcaaaagcagaagtccATAGTTGTATATCCAGAGCCAACACCACCCAGTCATACCCAAGAACATCCGCAGGTCTTTGGCTGTAGACAGTTCTGGTGTCTGGCAAATTGCTTCTTTCCACACCACCCAGCTCGTGTTGTCCTCCTGCTATTTCATATCCTAAGACACTCGAGTTTGAATTAGTTGTGCCTTGTGTTTGGATACTTGGTACCTGCTCCATCCCAAAAAGTTCAACAAATCAACAGTCCATTGTATACATTCCTCTTTGGTTTCAGTAGCTATTAATAAATCATCTACATACCGTAACAGGGTCCCTGTTTCAGTGGGTGGGTTCCATAATTCAAGTTCCCCTGCTAATTGGTTTCCGAATATTGTAGGACTGCTCTTAAATCCCAGAGGTAACACAGTCCAAGTTAACTGAGTTTTTCTTCCACgttttcccactgaaatgcGAGTAACTTCTGACTCTTTTTAGCCAGGGGCAAGCAGAAAAAGGCATCCTTCAAATCCATGATGGTGAACCGTATTTGCTTATCATTTGATTTAGTTAGCAATGTATATGGTTTAGCTACTACTGGGTAAATGTCTTCCGTTATCTTATTGATAGCTCTCAAGTCCTGTATTAATCTACAGTTTTTCCCACCTGGCTTCTTCATAGGCAAAATAGGGGTATTATATTCCAATTCACATTCTATTAATAAACCATATTCTAAAAAGTTTGTCTATAATTTCTTTAATGCCTTTTTAGTCTTCCCTTTTCAAGGGGTATTGTTTAATCTATACAGGACAGGCCCACCACCCTTTTTATTTCTACCACTACAGGCAAAGAATTTTTGGCTTTACCTGGAATTTCCGAAGCCATACTCCTGGACATACCTGATTAGAAATTTCTTCTAGTTCACGTCGTTCTTCCTTCTCCACTTCTAGCTGTATCAATGATAGGCTTAAAACTTCAATTAAATCTTTATCTCTAACCTTTaacttaatttctctgtttttaaaagttatcaTTGCATCCAATTGTTCCAATAAATCCCGTCCTAACAAAGACTTAGTAGAGTTAGGCACATACAAAAAATTGTGTATGCCTATTTGCTTTCCTAATCTGTATTTCAGTGGTTTACAAAAAAACGCTTTTTCTTGGCAGCCAGTAGCCCCCACAACTGTCACATATTCATGACCCAATGGAGTTAAGTCTTAGAATTCCTGGTGGGTACAGGGGCATCTTATTCAGTATTAAACAATTTCATCTTCTTTGGTCCCTAGATTTACTTTGACCAGTGGATCTGCTAGGGTAGGTTCCCCAGGTCCCCATCAGTCTAACTCCAATTCAGCAACCACTGCTTCTTGGGATGTGTTCAACTTAGGACAGGCATTCTTCCAGTGCCCAGTTTCTTTGCAGTATGCACACTGGTCCTGTCCTAGTGGGAACGGGTTCAGTCTTCCACCTCTTTCAGCTATACCTCCTCTTCCACTACCTCATCCTCTTAAACTATTTCCCTTACCTGCTTCCACTTGTCCCAATGCAGCCACTGTGGCCAAGGCTATTGTACATCCTAGTCTCTTTCTATCATCTTGATCCCTATTTCTATATACTCAAGATGCTTCTTCCAataacttttctgtatttcagttatCTGGTGCCCCTATTTCTTAAGTTTCCTTCTAATATCCCCTGCAGACTTTCCCAAAACCAAACCGGTTAActgctgcctcccctcctcAGAGGAGGGGTCTAAAGTAGTGAATTTCTGCATGGCCTGCCTCTTTCTATCTAAAAATTCCATTGGTGTTTCTGACGGTCCCTGTTTTATTGCATATTAAGCTGACCAGTTCACCGTTTATGGTATTGCATTTTCCAATCCGAATTTTATCCAGTTCTGGTAACTCTTTAAAAGAGCATAATCAGCTGGATCATCATAATCCCACTCTGGCATTGTGGTTGGAGTATGATTCTCCACCCATCTGGCTAAAGTACGCACAGTAATTTGGGCCCTAACATGGGTACGGGCTTTTTTTAACACCAGCtgtttttttagtttctctCAGTGCATCTAATAACACATCTAATATCTCCCCAGTTGGGGTCCTGGCTTTTAACCATCAGCTCAAATCATTTTGCCACCCCTAAGGACCATCTTGATAGCTTTGCACAGCTAATTTCCAAGTATCTAAATCTGCTATGGTAAAAGGTGCCTTTATTCTCATCTTTCCATTTGGTCCGATTGGCTGTCTCAGAGGGGCTTGGATCAGTTTTGCTCCTGGTCCAGGCAGTAATTGGAGCAAAATTTTCACCACTAGCTGCCTCCCAGTGTCCACTCACTgccccttcttcttcctccagatCCCCTAATTCAGAAGGGTCTGGGGATGATGCTGGTCCTGCTGGGGCCATTGGTGATACATAATCCTCTATGCTGACCTCCTGACGTTCCCTCTCCTTCCATTTTTCTAATTTCAAACACCTCTCTCCAATACTACAGGCTGAACACCACCTCTTCATTCTAGGTCCTTGTTGGTTATTCTCCTTTTCCAAAGCTAAACCCAGGGGATCTTGTGGTGTGAGACTgattccacaacctctctgcCACTTGGGATGATTTCTAAGGGTGAAGAACCTATCAGCATATACTACTACctcatcccattttccttccctccttaaAACCAATATTAATTGTAAAAGTGTATTATAGCGTGTGGTCCCACTTTTTTGGCCACTTTTCTCCATCATCTAAAGTATCCAATGGCCACCACCGATTACAATATTTGATCAAAGTCTTTTTGTTAACAGATCCCCCTGGGATCCCTCCTACATCTTTCCAATGGGCTAAAATACAACCTAAAGggcttttcttcaaaatttcgATGCTCTGCTGAGCaccatttttaatattaaattttaaaattcaccACTCACTTTGCTCGTCTCTGGCTGCCTCCcttgcaggaaaacagaaccATGGCTCGGAGCTCCGCTCTTGCTTCATACTATTCATAcgtctcacacacacacaggatCCCACAGCCACGCTTAGCACACTTAAAAACATAACAGACCTACACAGATCACACAAATAACACAACTACTACCGTTGAAAACACCATATCCAAAACTGTTTTACCATTAT contains:
- the LOC130147769 gene encoding syncytin-1-like codes for the protein MDCQKDQGHLYKVIPILIVTAVRILETEAWVNNTRLQTLQMIVNATKAKECWICTSLPTGGLVTPLYGVASQNWNYLDGKWPTWPDFWKKPGDGGGYCLFDDKTYELGPRFDLQILNLTTTVFMKSDNNCHWKARSKTGGACPGNPGQNTCSQSDGWNDYWINRTTVHVGNWNVDQIGNITVIDFCNSTQLQGYNPSGQDANWAYGWCKAGRFLGANLTATHGPCKLPQGYWWLCGDGFSRKQLPPGWSGMCTIGYLTTQDQIYNQTSPPPGIYRNVWRRIKRDENPIVIRNMGYHSFVRWFIPWLGVSELEKAAVNMSAEIEQMFNLTTDAINRLNQEVKSLSKVVIQNRMALDLITLKEGGVCMIINQSCCVYVDQSNQIETDINRIWNKVQILHKVSQDDT